A genome region from Cydia pomonella isolate Wapato2018A chromosome 21, ilCydPomo1, whole genome shotgun sequence includes the following:
- the LOC133529502 gene encoding serine/threonine-protein kinase pelle codes for MYIYELPFDINKKLCRLLDNDDIWKDLAGRMNYSAFDVNEIEQTAKRQTTSPTSLLLIRWGQFNHRAEELLVLLYRMKHFPAMSCLIPVVDKKFQKLANKHDICGAGNTAPLEENLKRHKTATKSESIPLPVMLIENKGQVKDAHMVPLPASNTNGRTTTTESSTDVSMDAGPVEDELLKTTIPVMQYKDLEQATGNWAQTNLLGKGGFGQVYKGEWKLLPVAVKVLSSKDNHKELIRELTSDQFRHDNILPLYGYSVGGPKVCLVYQLMTGGSLDHRLKCATNHPPLTWFQRYMIAQGVARGLSYLHTMCRPPLIHGDIKPANILLDQCTMPKIGDFGLARRGTHADRPLLVSKIHGTRPYIPTEYLRSHCISPAVDVFSYGVVLFEMATVQKPLDPDRRMELLSDYMHSKAQQPGFDMATLEDPKLINTKESFPVLCRSFVQLGLACAWRRSARSPAMPGVYAALRAMPVPADWL; via the exons GAAATCGAGCAAACTGCAAAACGTCAGACCACATCACCAACTAGCTTACTCCTCATAAGATGGGGCCAGTTCAACCACAGAGCGGAGGAGTTACTAGTACTGCTGTACCGGATGAAACACTTCCCGGCTATGTCGTGCCTCATACCGGTTGTGGATAAGAAGTTCCAGAAGTTAGCGAATAAACATGACATATGTGGCGCGGGGAATACTGCGCCATTAGaag AAAACTTGAAAAGGCACAAAACAGCAACAAAAAGTGAAAGTATACCTTTACCTGTGATGTTAATAGAAAATAAAGGCCAAGTTAAG GACGCCCACATGGTGCCGTTGCCAGCTTCGAACACAAATGGCCGCACCACGACAACAGAGTCAAGTACCGACGTATCAATG GACGCTGGTCCAGTGGAAGACGAGCTGCTGAAGACCACGATCCCTGTGATGCAGTACAAGGACCTCGAGCAAGCCACAGGCAACTGGGCTCAAACCAACCTGCTCGGCAAGGGAGGATTCGGCCAGGTGTACAAAG GCGAATGGAAACTACTGCCTGTAGCTGTAAAGGTCCTCAGTAGTAAAGACAACCATAAAGAACTGATCAGAGAACTCACCAGCGACCAGTTTAGACATGACAACATATTGCCCTTGTATGGATACAGTGTTGGAG GTCCAAAAGTGTGTTTAGTGTATCAACTAATGACCGGAGGATCGCTAGACCACAGGCTAAAGTGTGCGACGAACCATCCTCCCTTGACTTGGTTTCAGCGGTATATGATAGCGCAGGGGGTTGCTAG GGGTCTATCCTACCTCCACACGATGTGTCGCCCTCCGTTAATACACGGGGACATCAAGCCCGCCAACATACTTCTAGACCAGTGCACTATGCCGAAGATCGGGGACTTTGGACTGGCGAGGCGAGGAACACACGCCGATCGACCGTTGCTTGTGTCAAA AATCCACGGCACCCGTCCCTACATTCCCACCGAATATCTTCGTTCACATTGCATATCACCAGCAGTGGACGTATTTAGCTATGGAGTGGTGCTTTTCGAAATGGCCACCGTACAGAAACCTTTAGATCCTGATCGACGCATGGAGTTGCTTAGCGATTATATGCACTCAAAAGCACAGCAACCGGGGTTCGACATGG cCACATTAGAAGATCCAAAGCTCATCAACACCAAAGAGTCGTTCCCTGTGCTGTGCCGCTCGTTCGTGCAGCTCGGGCTGGCGTGCGCGTGGcggcgcagcgcgcgcagcCCCGCCATGCCCGGCGTGTACGCCGCGCTGCGCGCCATGCCCGTGCCCGCGGACTGGCTGTGA
- the LOC133529558 gene encoding wolframin isoform X1, producing the protein MPPGRKRWNIHDGPQGSLRRLRNQLAEDGCAESQVVLAKQLLEEKCELEADKVSNFKQALEWLICATEQAHPEARRMLRRCIRSGVIEEDSAAIVRAKSCLAASRQETVARKAARDLFASLSNGEEYITTAQLERRIREICNTTLQKDDSTDDDSPEEAPALDGGHALEPSQHGDGDVPNGTIRTHPIADEDYEDPCNNAVIRNLTVDNLVTAAVDYCQGELPLVSYELTLTDPSVKSLDHVPLLHQAFLHPIVFIKVLYLKLLYYFGSFTFRLSNIELSLILIAYLSVSTDSLYHLVPLVVYYISFIAMVICTFKMFHAKRQFIDFRKWSGLFLRYSDGNLQPDESENLFVRNNLGPFLQFFLALFINLFLYPFIATQWVPFSEFCVLSFSLMFLSLLSFGRNGGRYPDLLALLSFGINVLAKYPYEKDTVVHQGWRFLDLHISNYPFYILGNSIEFCLNARMFFSLLIPVILIFMAKRSNWQGFFKYTLPHCVTLSWLQMFIICSHGCTTYGLIRGTLGLVCSFLCLPLIGVITLTLPIFACMQYITMSRMFYAASIVVGFLVSLVATCLLAKMEATKKFVTPFQLLFGLVTLIYFGNQFSTIQDEALPSGLVQMLGDKAAIKNLLKSDFEYEDSAYHVNWEDYYTQCNSPSWLESNMAATQMKCSVLDGAHVNWEGYVKEVRLKSVSNRWDDFASWLPTFLQELFRCYYGEEYTSVCQSDGSVKECQFVRNAARHSGKMCHLNRFNEYTYEITVLMETTGLLARQAEIDLIYDHHFTNFTRLLHSNERIRFRGVLSNLDFNIGSKNLKVLGYELKCLDCKDARGSISSKTPSMNKFSELFKTVTNDCIVSSKNVLNFLFNPIVVFK; encoded by the exons GTGCATCCGCAGCGGTGTGATAGAGGAAGATAGCGCAGCGATAGTCCGCGCCAAATCTTGCCTCGCAGCAAGCCGGCAGGAGACCGTAGCGAGAAAAGCTGCTAGAGATCTTTTTGCGAG TTTGTCAAACGGCGAGGAGTACATAACGACGGCACAGTTGGAAAGACGCATCCGAGAAATCTGCAACACCACGCTTCAGAAGGATGACAGTACCGACGATGACTCGCCAG AAGAGGCACCCGCGTTGGACGGCGGACATGCCTTAGAGCCCTCACAGCACGGCGACGGAGACGTCCCCAATGGAACCATCAGGACGCACCCCATCGCTGACGAAG ATTACGAAGACCCCTGCAACAACGCAGTAATCCGCAACTTGACAGTTGACAACCTCGTGACAGCGGCCGTTGACTACTGTCAAGGCGAACTGCCTCTCGTCAGCTACGAGCTAACTCTGACAGACCCTAGTGTCAAATCTCTAGACCACGTTCCCCTCCTACATCAAGCGTTCCTTCACCCCATAGTCTTcataaaagttttatacttgaaattattatattactttggTTCCTTCACGTTTAGACTGTCCAATATTGAATtgtctttaattttaattgcataTCTATCTGTTAGTACCGATAGCTTATATCATTTGGTACCACTGGTTGTATATTACATTAGTTTTATAGCGATGGTAATATGTACATTCAAAATGTTTCACGCTAAACGACAGTTTATCGATTTTCGCAAATGGTCCGGATTATTCCTGAGATACAGTGATGGAAATCTCCAACCGGATGAATCTGAGAATTTGTTTGTTAGGAATAATTTGGGACCGTTTCTGCAGTTTTTCTTagcgttatttataaatttattcctATATCCTTTTATTGCTACACAATGGGTACCTTTTTCTGAATTTTGCGTGCTGTCATTCTCTCTAATGTTTCTATCTTTACTATCTTTTGGTAGAAATGGTGGCCGTTACCCGGATCTCTTAGCGTTACTGTCTTTCGGTATAAATGTTTTAGCGAAATATCCATATGAAAAAGATACAGTAGTCCATCAAGGATGGCGGTTTTTAGATCTCCATATTTCTAATTATCCTTTCTATATCCTTGGGAATAGCATTGAATTTTGCTTGAACGCTCGAATGTTCTTCTCTCTACTTATACctgttatattaatatttatggcTAAAAGGAGTAATTGGCAAGGATTTTTCAAATATACCCTACCCCATTGTGTGACGTTAAGTTGGCTGCAGATGTTCATAATATGTTCCCATGGTTGTACCACATATGGTCTTATCCGAGGCACATTAGGACTGGTATGTTCGTTCCTGTGTTTACCTTTAATTGGGGTTATTACGCTAACGTTGCCTATATTTGCGTGTATGCAGTATATAACGATGTCTAGAATGTTCTACGCGGCGTCGATAGTAGTCGGGTTTTTGGTTAGTTTGGTTGCAACTTGTTTGTTGGCTAAGATGGAGGCTACGAAGAAATTCGTGACGCCATTTCag CTCCTATTCGGCCTCGTCACCCTCATATACTTCGGCAACCAGTTCTCGACCATCCAAGACGAGGCTCTGCCCTCCGGCCTGGTACAGATGCTGGGCGACAAGGCTGCTATTAAGAACCTCCTCAAGAGTGACTTTGAGTACGAGGATAGTGCATACCATGTGAACTGGGAGGACTATTATACGCAAT GTAATTCGCCATCCTGGCTAGAATCCAACATGGCGGCCACACAGATGAAGTGCTCCGTGTTGGACGGAGCGCACGTCAACTGGGAGGGCTATGTTAAAGAAGTTCGCTTGAAATCTGTCTCCAATCGGTGGGACGACTTCGCTTCGTGGTTGCCGACGTTCTTACAAGAGTTATTTAG ATGTTATTACGGCGAAGAATACACTAGTGTATGCCAAAGCGACGGCTCTGTGAAGGAATGCCAGTTCGTGAGGAATGCCGCGCGACACAGCGGGAAGATGTGCCATCTCAACAGGTTCAACGA ataCACATACGAAATAACAGTCCTAATGGAAACCACCGGTCTActagcgcgccaagcggaaatAGATCTCATCTACGACCACCATTTCACCAACTTCACCCGTCTCCTTCACTCCAACGAGCGCATCCGGTTCCGGGGCGTCCTCTCCAACCTAGACTTCAACATAGGCTCTAAAAACCTAAAAGTTCTAGGCTACGAACTCAAATGTCTAGACTGTAAGGACGCTAGAGGTAGTATTAGCTCTAAAACGCCATCTATGAATAAGTTTTCGGAACTATTTAAAACTGTTACGAATGATTGTATTGTGTCGAGTAAGAATGTGTTGAATTTCTTGTTTAATCCTATCGTTGTCTTTAAATAG
- the LOC133529558 gene encoding wolframin isoform X2 produces MRCIRSGVIEEDSAAIVRAKSCLAASRQETVARKAARDLFASLSNGEEYITTAQLERRIREICNTTLQKDDSTDDDSPEEAPALDGGHALEPSQHGDGDVPNGTIRTHPIADEDYEDPCNNAVIRNLTVDNLVTAAVDYCQGELPLVSYELTLTDPSVKSLDHVPLLHQAFLHPIVFIKVLYLKLLYYFGSFTFRLSNIELSLILIAYLSVSTDSLYHLVPLVVYYISFIAMVICTFKMFHAKRQFIDFRKWSGLFLRYSDGNLQPDESENLFVRNNLGPFLQFFLALFINLFLYPFIATQWVPFSEFCVLSFSLMFLSLLSFGRNGGRYPDLLALLSFGINVLAKYPYEKDTVVHQGWRFLDLHISNYPFYILGNSIEFCLNARMFFSLLIPVILIFMAKRSNWQGFFKYTLPHCVTLSWLQMFIICSHGCTTYGLIRGTLGLVCSFLCLPLIGVITLTLPIFACMQYITMSRMFYAASIVVGFLVSLVATCLLAKMEATKKFVTPFQLLFGLVTLIYFGNQFSTIQDEALPSGLVQMLGDKAAIKNLLKSDFEYEDSAYHVNWEDYYTQCNSPSWLESNMAATQMKCSVLDGAHVNWEGYVKEVRLKSVSNRWDDFASWLPTFLQELFRCYYGEEYTSVCQSDGSVKECQFVRNAARHSGKMCHLNRFNEYTYEITVLMETTGLLARQAEIDLIYDHHFTNFTRLLHSNERIRFRGVLSNLDFNIGSKNLKVLGYELKCLDCKDARGSISSKTPSMNKFSELFKTVTNDCIVSSKNVLNFLFNPIVVFK; encoded by the exons ATGAG GTGCATCCGCAGCGGTGTGATAGAGGAAGATAGCGCAGCGATAGTCCGCGCCAAATCTTGCCTCGCAGCAAGCCGGCAGGAGACCGTAGCGAGAAAAGCTGCTAGAGATCTTTTTGCGAG TTTGTCAAACGGCGAGGAGTACATAACGACGGCACAGTTGGAAAGACGCATCCGAGAAATCTGCAACACCACGCTTCAGAAGGATGACAGTACCGACGATGACTCGCCAG AAGAGGCACCCGCGTTGGACGGCGGACATGCCTTAGAGCCCTCACAGCACGGCGACGGAGACGTCCCCAATGGAACCATCAGGACGCACCCCATCGCTGACGAAG ATTACGAAGACCCCTGCAACAACGCAGTAATCCGCAACTTGACAGTTGACAACCTCGTGACAGCGGCCGTTGACTACTGTCAAGGCGAACTGCCTCTCGTCAGCTACGAGCTAACTCTGACAGACCCTAGTGTCAAATCTCTAGACCACGTTCCCCTCCTACATCAAGCGTTCCTTCACCCCATAGTCTTcataaaagttttatacttgaaattattatattactttggTTCCTTCACGTTTAGACTGTCCAATATTGAATtgtctttaattttaattgcataTCTATCTGTTAGTACCGATAGCTTATATCATTTGGTACCACTGGTTGTATATTACATTAGTTTTATAGCGATGGTAATATGTACATTCAAAATGTTTCACGCTAAACGACAGTTTATCGATTTTCGCAAATGGTCCGGATTATTCCTGAGATACAGTGATGGAAATCTCCAACCGGATGAATCTGAGAATTTGTTTGTTAGGAATAATTTGGGACCGTTTCTGCAGTTTTTCTTagcgttatttataaatttattcctATATCCTTTTATTGCTACACAATGGGTACCTTTTTCTGAATTTTGCGTGCTGTCATTCTCTCTAATGTTTCTATCTTTACTATCTTTTGGTAGAAATGGTGGCCGTTACCCGGATCTCTTAGCGTTACTGTCTTTCGGTATAAATGTTTTAGCGAAATATCCATATGAAAAAGATACAGTAGTCCATCAAGGATGGCGGTTTTTAGATCTCCATATTTCTAATTATCCTTTCTATATCCTTGGGAATAGCATTGAATTTTGCTTGAACGCTCGAATGTTCTTCTCTCTACTTATACctgttatattaatatttatggcTAAAAGGAGTAATTGGCAAGGATTTTTCAAATATACCCTACCCCATTGTGTGACGTTAAGTTGGCTGCAGATGTTCATAATATGTTCCCATGGTTGTACCACATATGGTCTTATCCGAGGCACATTAGGACTGGTATGTTCGTTCCTGTGTTTACCTTTAATTGGGGTTATTACGCTAACGTTGCCTATATTTGCGTGTATGCAGTATATAACGATGTCTAGAATGTTCTACGCGGCGTCGATAGTAGTCGGGTTTTTGGTTAGTTTGGTTGCAACTTGTTTGTTGGCTAAGATGGAGGCTACGAAGAAATTCGTGACGCCATTTCag CTCCTATTCGGCCTCGTCACCCTCATATACTTCGGCAACCAGTTCTCGACCATCCAAGACGAGGCTCTGCCCTCCGGCCTGGTACAGATGCTGGGCGACAAGGCTGCTATTAAGAACCTCCTCAAGAGTGACTTTGAGTACGAGGATAGTGCATACCATGTGAACTGGGAGGACTATTATACGCAAT GTAATTCGCCATCCTGGCTAGAATCCAACATGGCGGCCACACAGATGAAGTGCTCCGTGTTGGACGGAGCGCACGTCAACTGGGAGGGCTATGTTAAAGAAGTTCGCTTGAAATCTGTCTCCAATCGGTGGGACGACTTCGCTTCGTGGTTGCCGACGTTCTTACAAGAGTTATTTAG ATGTTATTACGGCGAAGAATACACTAGTGTATGCCAAAGCGACGGCTCTGTGAAGGAATGCCAGTTCGTGAGGAATGCCGCGCGACACAGCGGGAAGATGTGCCATCTCAACAGGTTCAACGA ataCACATACGAAATAACAGTCCTAATGGAAACCACCGGTCTActagcgcgccaagcggaaatAGATCTCATCTACGACCACCATTTCACCAACTTCACCCGTCTCCTTCACTCCAACGAGCGCATCCGGTTCCGGGGCGTCCTCTCCAACCTAGACTTCAACATAGGCTCTAAAAACCTAAAAGTTCTAGGCTACGAACTCAAATGTCTAGACTGTAAGGACGCTAGAGGTAGTATTAGCTCTAAAACGCCATCTATGAATAAGTTTTCGGAACTATTTAAAACTGTTACGAATGATTGTATTGTGTCGAGTAAGAATGTGTTGAATTTCTTGTTTAATCCTATCGTTGTCTTTAAATAG